From a region of the Tiliqua scincoides isolate rTilSci1 chromosome 4, rTilSci1.hap2, whole genome shotgun sequence genome:
- the LOC136647643 gene encoding kelch-like protein 12, which yields MDFLRNSDEEDGAEKGLQSHETYLCQGLKQLYEAQQLCDVTLGVEGRSFPCHRMLLASVSPYFRELFIQSSGSQNKEIQLEDITASTLHILLDYLYTEELPLTAETAQDLFTAASKLQIVPLKETVGRYLEMNISMSNCLRLYGLAHQHNHHPLLQAASHYIKQHFGPLSKKDSFLGLEHDALVNLISSDSLEVSSEMTIYQAVRNWVESATAVRLPLFKQLLGHVRFPLLTHEELIGVQADIAEYYRHMRLKWKDLDGAGRLLESKGLRKGMYDECFVCVEVNENRIQDEDVTESYLHCFDPHTEKWEKLPPLRYLSYSGCTSMDCKLYLSGGQKDNCTFVDTLYEYSALTSRWSQLPSMTISRAIHPFLACNKKLYALGGCNDVGPLTSAEAFNVSQNVWVPVASLPIALMYPASAVLKHKIYLIGGKASRSYRGLLIYDTVSNWWTEVPMEFACHGAAAVSVGAGIYVFGGYAEERGNFLVNSVMAAEEIPGCTKGGFYLCENGRVNWEVNIPELPVALAFACAIEWQGKIYLLAGKDENRSYNTSYAWVPEDRNWTQCPEEIPVTNEAKIFSSTTLKIPKKPIRYLLLETSPTSAVIGVDNVKKSHPSSFTRDGCSLNCCWGGS from the exons ATGGATTTCCTGAGGAACAGCGATGAAGAAGATGGTGCAGAGAAAGGACTTCAGTCTCATGAAACCTATTTATGTCAGG GCTTGAAACAGCTCTATGAGGCCCAACAACTGTGCGATGTCACCCTGGGGGTTGAAGGAAGGAGCTTCCCATGTCATAG GATGCTTTTAGCTTCAGTTAGCCCTTACTTCAGAGAGCTCTTCATCCAATCCAGTGGGTCACAAAACAAGGAGATTCAGCTGGAGGACATCACCGCCTCTACGCTCCACATCCTGCTGGACTACCTCTACACCGAGGAGCTTCCGCTCACAGCAGAGACAGCCCAAGACCTCTTCACGGCCGCTAGCAAGCTCCAAATCGTCCCGCTGAAAGAAACTGTTGGACG GTACCTTGAGATGAACATCTCCATGAGTAACTGTCTCAGGCTTTATGGTCTGGCTCATCAACATAATCACCATCCTCTGCTCCAAGCAGCTTCACATTATATCAAGCAACACTTTGGACCCCTTTCCAAGAAGGATTCTTTCCTGGGCTTGGAACACGATGCACTGGTCAATCTCATCTCCTCAGATAGCCTGGAGGTTTCCTCGGAAATGACCATCTACCAGGCTGTGCGCAACTGGGTGGAGTCTGCAACCGCTGTACGCCTCCCTCTGTTTAAGCAGCTTCTGGGACATGTCCGCTTTCCACTGCTTACTCACGAGGAGCTTATTGGTGTCCAGGCAGACATTGCAGAGTATTACAGGCACATGCGCCTCAAGTGGAAAGATCTGGATGGGGCAGGAAGACTGCTAGAGAGCAAGGGACTCAGAAAGGGCATGTACGATgaatgttttgtttgtgtagaaGTCAATGAAAACAGGATCCAGGATGAAGATGTCACAGAATCGTACCTGCACTGTTTTGACCCTCACACAGAGAAGTGGGAGAAGTTGCCACCACTGAGATATCTTAGCTATTCTGGATGCACGTCCATGGACTGCAAACTGTATCTGTCTGGAGGCCAGAAGGATAACTGCACTTTTGTTGACACTTTGTATGAATACAGTGCCCTGACCAGCCGGTGGTCACAGCTCCCATCTATGACCATATCCAGGGCAATACATCCCTTTCTAGCCTGCAACAAGAAGCTGTATGCTCTGGGAGGCTGCAATGATGTCGGTCCTCTCACTTCTGCAGAGGCCTTCAACGTGTCCCAGAATGTCTGGGTTCCCGTCGCCAGCCTACCCATCGCCTTGATGTACCCTGCTTCTGCTGTACTAAAACACAAGATTTACCTCATAGGAGGAAAAGCTTCAAGGAGCTACAGGGGCCTTCTGATCTATGACACCGTTTCCAACTGGTGGACTGAGGTGCCCATGGAGTTTGCATGCCATGGAGCTGCTGCTGTCTCCGTCGGTGCTGGGATATACGTTTTTGGTGGGTACGCGGAGGAAAGGGGTAATTTCCTGGTCAACAGTGTGATGGCTGCAGAGGAGATCCCTGGCTGCACCAAAGGGGGCTTTTACCTCTGTGAAAATGGCAGAGTGAACTGGGAAGTCAATATACCTGAGTTGCCAGTGGCCTTAGCCTTTGCGTGCGCAATCGAGTGGCAAGGTAAGATTTACCTGTTAGCAGGCAAAGATGAAAACCGTTCATATAATACAAGCTACGCCTGGGTACCAGAGGACAGAAACTGGACGCAGTGCCCCGAGGAAATCCCCGTTACCAATGAGGCAAAAATATTCAGCAGCACCACCTTGAAGATCCCCAAAAAGCCAATCCGTTACCTTCTGCTCGAGACATCACCGACCTCAGCTGTGATTGGGGTGGACAATGTCAAGAAAAGTCATCCCAGCTCTTTCACGCGAGATGGCTGCAGCCTGAACTGCTGTTGGGGAGGAAGCTAA